A single genomic interval of Tsukamurella paurometabola harbors:
- a CDS encoding GAF domain-containing protein: protein MSFTLPDLSDSPAERYAELAVYARALVDGEPDRVANAANLSALVKATVPDLNWVGFYFYDGVELVVGPFQGLPACIRIPLDRGVCGAAARTRTTQRVDDVHAVADHIACDGATNAELVVPLVRDGELIGVFDLDSERTARFTDDDQRGLEAIAAVFVESLR from the coding sequence GTGTCGTTCACGCTGCCCGACCTCTCCGACTCCCCCGCCGAGCGCTACGCCGAGCTCGCCGTCTACGCCCGCGCGCTCGTCGACGGCGAGCCCGACCGGGTCGCCAACGCGGCGAACCTCTCGGCCCTCGTGAAGGCGACGGTGCCCGACCTCAACTGGGTGGGCTTCTACTTCTACGACGGTGTCGAACTCGTCGTCGGTCCGTTCCAGGGACTCCCGGCGTGCATCCGCATCCCCCTCGATCGCGGCGTCTGCGGCGCGGCCGCGCGGACGCGCACCACGCAGCGGGTCGACGACGTGCACGCCGTGGCCGATCACATCGCCTGCGACGGCGCGACCAACGCCGAGCTCGTCGTGCCGCTCGTGCGCGACGGCGAACTGATCGGCGTCTTCGACCTCGACAGCGAGCGGACCGCCCGGTTCACGGACGACGACCAGCGCGGGCTGGAGGCCATCGCCGCGGTCTTCGTCGAGTCCCTGCGCTGA
- a CDS encoding nuclear transport factor 2 family protein yields MNDRDAVADAQRRFDEAELHDDREVLDELIDADFLSIGPKGFVLDKTQWIARHDHFRYHELDVSEMDVQTYPAAAIVRSVQRNHADSSGHDVRIATRISQTWVERAGAWRIAGIQFSPLADA; encoded by the coding sequence ATGAACGACCGGGACGCGGTCGCCGACGCGCAGCGGCGCTTCGACGAGGCCGAGCTGCACGACGACCGGGAGGTGCTGGACGAGCTGATCGACGCCGACTTCCTGTCGATCGGCCCGAAGGGCTTCGTGCTCGACAAGACGCAGTGGATCGCGCGGCACGACCATTTCCGCTACCACGAACTGGACGTCTCCGAGATGGACGTGCAGACGTACCCCGCCGCGGCCATCGTCCGCAGCGTGCAGCGCAACCATGCGGACTCGTCGGGGCACGACGTCCGGATCGCCACGCGCATCTCGCAGACCTGGGTCGAGCGGGCCGGCGCGTGGCGGATCGCCGGGATCCAGTTCAGTCCCCTCGCCGACGCCTGA